The genomic region ACCGGACCGTCGGGGAGGCCGAGACGTGAGCAGGCGCGGCCTCGACCGCGTCCTCTCGCTCCGCAAGACCCTGCGTATCGCCCGCTGGGAGGTCGCCCGGAGCGCCGGCACCCTCGACCGCCAGACCGTCGCGCTCGCGCTCGTCCTCGTCGCGGTCGGGGCCATCGTCGGGCCGACCGTCGTCGCACAGGGACCGGGCCTCGACGACGGTATCTACCGGGTCGGCGTCGAGGAGGACTCGCCCTACCACGACGTGGTCACGAACACCAGCCAGTTCGTGGCCAGACCTGACGACGCCAGCGCGGCCGCCCTGAAATCGGGCGAGATAGACGTCCTGATTCCCGAACGGGGCGAGCCCATCCCCAGACCGACCCGGAAGGGCCAGGCCGCCTACGCGGAGTTCCGGACGGCGGTCCAGGAGTACAACGACCAGCTGATGGGCAACGAGTCGAACCAGAGCGCCGCGTTCCCGGTCGACGTCTCGCTCCAGTACGAGAGCCGCGCCGGAAGCGCCCTCACCGGCGGTGCCGGGAGCGGCGGCGGAACTGGAGATAACGGCGGGAGCGGTGGCGACGCCGGCACCGGCGGTGCAGCAGGTGGCGGAAGCGACGGCGGCCAGGCCGCCGTCGGGGGCGGCGACGACGGGCAGGTTCAGGCCCCACGACTGGGTGGCTCGGCAATCGTCAGTGGCTCGACCTCGGGCTCGCCGAGCAACATCAGCCCGCCGTTCCCGTTCGCCTCGCTGGTGCTCGCGTTCCTCTTCATCGTCCCGATGAACTTCATCATCCAGGCGTACGGGAGCACCATCATCAACGAGCGCATCAACCGTCGGGGCGAGTTGATGCTCGTCTCGCCGGTCTCGCGCCGGGACATCATCGCGGGCAAGACCCTGCCCTACCTCGCCGCGTTGCTCGTCATCACGGTCGCCATCGCCATCCTCATCGGCGGGACCGCTGTGTCGGTGGCAGCAGTCCTGCCCATCGCCCTGTTGTTCCTCTCGGCGACGTTCGTCGGCGGGATGTTCGCGCGGTCGTTCAAGGAGCTCACCTTCGTCACCATCACCGTCTCCGTGTTCATGACCTCCTACGTGTTCGTCCCGGCCATCTTCACGGACGTGACGCCCATCGCGCTCATCTCGCCGCTGACGCTGGTCGTGATGGACCTGCAGAACGAGGCCGTGACGCTCGGAGAGTACACCTTCTCGACGCTCCCGTTCTACCTGACCTCGCTGGCCCTGTTCACCTTCGGTGCGGGCACCTACCGCGAGGAGGACATGTTCAGCCAGCGCCCGGTCCACCAGAAGGCGCTCGACGCCATCGCGACCCGGGTCCGTAACAAGAAGACGGTCGCGCTGGTGACCGCGCTGTTCCTCCCGTTCGTCTTCGTCGCCGAGTTGCTCGCCATCGCGGTGCTGTTCATCGTCCCGCCCGCGCTGTCGGTACCGGTGCTGTTCGGTGCCATCGCCCTCATCGAGGAGACCGCGAAGAGCATCCACGTCTACGCCGGGTTCGAGTACGCCCGGTTCGAGCGCTCGCCGAAGACCGCGGTCGTGCTCGGGCTGGTGAGCGGGTTCGCGTTCTTCGTCGCGGAGAAGCTCACCCTGCTGGTCCAGCTGGTCCAGTTGCAAGAGCTCACGCTCGGCCAGCGGGCGTACCCCGAGGCCGCGGCGACCGACCCCGTGGTCGTCCTCGGTCTGCTGTTGCTCCCGCTCGGACTGCACACCGTGACGGCGACCATCTCCGCGCTCGGTGCACAGCGCTCGAAACGGGCGTACGCGGCCGCCTTCCTGCTGGCGGTCGTGGTCCACGTGGCGTACAACATGGGGGTGACCCAGCTTGTCCCGTGAGCCGCCCCGTCCCGAACACGGGAGTTCGGCGGCCGAGCGCGAGAGTGAGTCCCGGAACGGTGCCTCGTGGCGCGCCCGGCTCACCATCGCGCGCCGGGAGATCGGCTCGCTCCGGAGCGAGAAGACCATCGTCCTCGCGTTGCTCATCCAGCTGTTCGTGGCGACGTTCTCCTCGTTCCTCGTCGTCGGGCTGGTGTCGCTGTACGACCCCGGGTCGGTCGAGGGGTACGAACTCGACATGGCCGTGACCGGCAACGCCTCCGACGAGGTCATGCAGGCGGTCCGCCAGCAGAGCGGTATCTCCCCCACCAGATACGCCACGGTCGCGGACGCCCGGGCGGATTTCCAGGACCGGCGGGTCGACGCGGTGATGGTCGCCACACAGGGCGAGGACGGGACGGTGTTCGTCACGACCAGCGTGCCGAAGGAGAACCTGCGGACGACCATCATCGTCGTCCAAGTCCGGGACACGCTGGAGTCGATGGAGGAGAACCTCCGGCGCGAGTACCGCGGGTCGCTCGAACACACCGTCCTCGAGGTGCCCCAGAAACGCGGCTCCAGCCCGTACTTCGGGTTCACCTACACCGTGCTGGTGCCCCTGCTGATGTTCCTCCCGGTGTTCATCAGCGGCTCCATCGCGGTCGACTCGCTGACCGAGGAGATGCAACGCGGGACCCTCGAGCTGTTGCGGGTCGCCCCTGTCTCGCTGTCCGACATCGTCGACGCCAAACTGCTCGCGACCGCCGTGCTCGCCCCCCTGCAGGCCGCGGTCTGGCTCCTGTTGCTGTGGGTAAACGGGACCAATATCGCGAACTGGCCGATGCTGGTGGCGATGGTCGCCGGGCTGTCGTTCACCGTCGTCACGGTCGGGCTGACCATCGCACTGCTGTCCTCCGACCGGCGACAGGCGCAGTTCCTCTACTCGACGGGGGTCCTCGGGGCGATCACGCTCACCGGCCTGCTGCCGGAACACCCCGCGAACACCATCGCCAGGCTCGCCATCGGCAGCGCCGGACCGTTCACCTGGGGCTTCGCAGTGGGCTATGTCCTGCTCGGGGTGGTGACCTACCTCGGGATGCGCGTCGGGATGCGCTTCGTGGACGCCGAGTCGGTCTGACCGGGAGGATTCTTGCTCCGACGCAGCGTTCTGCAGCCATGGACCCACGCATGACCATCGTGACGCTCGGGGTCGACGACCTCGACGCCGCCATCGAGTTCTATCGTGACGGCCTCGGCTTCCCGATTCGAGACCGGGACCCGGACGACGACATCGCCTTCTTCACGCTCGACGGAACCTGGCTCGCGCTGTACCCGTGGGACGCGCTGGCCGAGGACGCGAACGTTCCTGTCGGGGACGCGGCTGAGGTGGGTGAAGACGCGGCCGCTCCGGCCGGAGGCAGCGGGTTCTCGGGCGTGACCCTCGCCACAACGTTCCCGACTCGGCCGAGGTCGACGCGGTACTGAGCGAAGCGGTTGCGGCCGGTGCTGACCTCGTCAAACCCGCACAGGACACGTTCTGGGGTGGCTACTCGGGATACTTCGCGGACCTGGATGGCCACCTCTGGGAGGTGGCGTCACCGGTACTCGATGGAATGTGACTACAGTTCCTGCATCAGCAGGGGGAGAGCGACCACCTTCAGCCCGACGATGAGCAGGACGAAGAACCCGACTGCCCCGAAGAATTTCAGTGCCGGAACCGGGTTCCAGGCACTCTCGTCGTCGAATCGGAGCACGGTGTAGGTCGCGCTCTCATTGAGCGTCTCGCCGTCGGTCGTCTCGACGACGACCGTGACGGTCCGGTTCCCCTCCTGCATGAAGCGGTAGCTGGCCTCGGTCCCCGTGGCCGTCGAGCCATCGGGGAACTGCCAGGTGACGGATTCGACGTCCGCCCCGGCCACGGCGATGCTGAAGTTCTCGGTGTAGTCGTAGACGGCCTTGTCGGGCCCGTAGATGGTGACTTCGGCACCACTGGACTCGTTCTCTGGGCTGGTGTTCTCCTGCAGCGCGAGCGTCCCCGGAGCTGGGTCGGAGGCGACGGAAGGGGTGGTGGCAGTGGAGGTGGGACCGGTAGCGGCGACAGTGGGGGCGACGGCGAGCGTCATCGTGGCGAACAACACCATCGTCGTCAGGGTGGCGACGGTTGCGGTGTGGAGGGCACGCATATTTCACACAGATAACGTCGGATAGTTTATCAATCTGGCGATGTTTTTCACCCCGGGGGCCGTCGCCCCGTCCATGGAGTACACTACACTGGGTGACACCGGTATGGAGGTCAGCCGAATCTGTCTCGGGTGCATGAGCTTCGGGACCTCGGACTGGCGCGACTGGGTCCTCGACGAGGAGGAGGGTATCGAGCTCGTGAACCGGGCGCTCGACCTCGGTGTCAACTTCTTCGACACCGCGAACATGTACTCGGACGGCGAGTCCGAGCGCGTCCTCGGGAAGGCCCTGGAGGGACAGCGCGACGAGGCCGTCGTCGCCACGAAGTGCTACTTCCAGATGGACGAGGACGACCCGAACTCGGGTGGACTCTCCCGGAAGGCCATCGAGCAGGCGCTGGAGGGGTCGCTTGACCGGTTGGGCATGGACACCATCGACCTCTACCAGATTCACCGCTGGGATTACGACACACCCATCGAGCAGACGATGCGCGCCCTCGATGACGCGGTGCGCCGCGGAAAGGTCCGGTATCTCGGTGCGTCCTCGATGTGGGCGCACCAGTTCGCCGAGGCGCTGCACACCAGCGACCACCTCGGGCTCGACCGCTTCATGACGATGCAGAACCACTACAACCTGCTCTACCGCGAGGAGGAGCGCGAGATGCTGCCCCTCTGTGAGAAAGAAGACGTCGGCGTCATCCCGTGGTCACCACTTGCCCGCGGCTACCTCGCCCGCCCGCACGAGGAGTTCGACGCGACCGCCCGCGGCAAAAGCGACGAACACGCGAAGGCCCACCCGTACTTCGAGGGTGGCGGCCGCGAGGTGAACGAACGGGTGCAGGAACTCGCCGAACAGGAGGGCGTCTCGATGGCCCAGATCGGCCTCGCGTGGCTGTTCTCGAAGGACACCGTCGACGCGCCTATCGTGGGCACGACGAGCATCGAACACCTCGAAGCCGCGGTCGAGGCACTGGACATCGACCTCTCTGATTCCGACATCGAGTGGCTCGAGGAACCGTACGAGCCGGTCCGGGTGTCGGGACACGACTGAGCTGCGACCCCTATCTGCGGCCCTATTCCTCGATTTCCGCCTGCGCGTGGGTGTGGTGGTAGAACCTGATGCGTGGCCCATCGACTGGCTCGACGCAGACCCGGCGGTAGCGCTCGTTGTCGAGCAGGTTTATCATGAGCCCGCGCTCGTGGTCCGAGACGGAATCGTACGCTTGCGCACAGACCGGGCAGGCATCGGGGGTGTCCGCAGGGACGTCCATGGTCCCTGCTCGGGACCGGACCGAGAAAGACGACTCGCCTACTGGAGCTCGCTCGCGGTCTCGCGGATCGTCTCGAACTCCTCGTCCGAGTAGGCGATGAACCGCACGTCGGTCAGCGCCGTGGGTTCGTAGTTCGCTATCTCCTCGCAGATGAGCCGTGCGCCTTCGGCAGTCTCGAAGCCGGCGACGCCACACCCGAGTGCCGGTATCACGAGCGACTCGCAGCCGCGTTCGTCGGCTGCAGCCAGCGCGTTCCGGGTCGCATCGCGGATGCTCTCGGCCGTGGCTTTCCCGTCGCCGTAGTGGGGCATCGCGGCGGCGTGGATGACGTAGTCGGCGTCGAGGTCGAAGGCGTCGGTCACCGCGACCGACCCGAGGTCGACGGGCCCTTTCGCCATCGCCGCCTCGTTGAGTCCTTCGCCCGCCCCGCGGCGGAGCGCGCCCGCGACCCCGCTCCCCATCCGGAGGCTGGTCCCGGCCGCGTTCACCAGTGCGTCTGCGGACTGCTGTGCGATGTCTCCCTGGACGACGGTGAACTGCATGGCCGACCGTGCTCGCGAGACGGGGATAAAACTGGGGCTGTAGTGCTACAGTGTGACACGATTTTGGCGGGGGCTGTCGAACCGCAACACTTAGATTTAGGTTTGCCTAAAGGGCTGCTATGAGCGACGGACGGATGGACGAACTGGAGTCACTGCCGCCAGTCCGTGCGAACGAGACCAGCCCCGGCCGCGTCGTCTTCTGCGAACACGACAACTCCGACGGCTGGATCGCGACGGACTTCACAGTCGACGCCGACCCATAAAAACCGGAAAACAGCTCGAGCGAGTTCTTACTGGACGAGCGTGTCGTCCTCGAGGTAGTGGTGGATGGAGTGGATGAACTCCTCCAGTTCGAGGAGCTGCTCGCGGAGCATGTGGGCGGTGGCGTGGTCGCCGAGGTTCGTGGCGACCTCGATGTGCTCGCGCATGGTCTCGATGATATCGCCGCCCATTTCCATGTCGTTGTGGAGCGAGGTGCGGATGTCGTAGACGTGGTCGTCCTCGGGCGTGACGGGCGAGGCGTCGGCCAGCGCCGTCATGCTGCCGTGGGGCGCACCGCCCAGCGCCTGGAGGCGCTCTGCCTGCGCGTCTGCTGCCTCTTCGAGTTCGTGCGCGAAATCGCCGAGGAAGATGTGGATGTCGCGGAACTCAGCACCCTCGACGTTCCAGTGGTGCTTGCGCACCTGGTGGTACAGCGTGTACGTCGCCGCGAGGTCTGTGTTGAGCGCGTCGATGACCTGCTTGGCCTTCTTCTCGTCGAGACGGAGCGGGTTCGATTTGACCGTGTTCGCCTGCTGGCGGACCGACTTCTGGGTACTCATCGTTCTACATACGTTGACTGACAGCTTAAGCGTATGTCTGCGTGCCAGTGTCTGGTCTGCGTCTCTCGCGCAGGCTTCAGTTACCGACCCGTAACCGACCTCGGTGCGCCTGTTCGTTCTCGTGTGTTTTGCCGGAAATCAACCGCCGTCCGTTAATTCGCTCATGAGTAAATTTTTAGTTCTGGCGCTCCCACGTACTTGTATGGCTACGAAGACGGCACAGCGGAAAGAGCGGCTACTCGTCGGCGGCGAGTGGGTCGACAGCGAATCGACGCTCCCGGTAACCGACCTGGCCGACGGTGGGCACTTCGCGGAGGTCGTGGCTGCCTCCCCGGAACAGGCAGAGGACGCCCTCGCATCGGCACACGCGATGAAGGAGACCCTGCGAGAGACGACGCTCGTCGAGCGCGCCGAGTGGATGCTCGAGATCGCAGACAAGCTCGAGGCACGCGAGGAGGAACTCGCGGAGGTCATCGTCCGCGAAGCGGGCAAGCCCATCTCCTCGGCCCGTGGCGAGGTCGGCAGCGCGGCCGAGCGCTTCCGGCGCGCCGCCGAAGAGATTCGCCACATCAAGGGGCAGTTCCGCGAGGGCACCACGGCAGGCCACGAGGGCTGGGAGGCCATCGTGAAGCACGAGCCCGTCGGGACCGTGCTCTGCATCACCCCGTACAACTACCCCCTCGCGACCACGGCGCTGCAGGTCGCCCCGGCGCTCGCCGCGGGCAACAGCGTCGTCCTCAAGCCCGCGACGAAGACGCCCGTCAGTGGCGCTATCCTCGCGGAGGTCGTGAACGAGGTCGTCCCCGACGGGACGCTCAACTTCGTCACCGGCAAAGGGTCCGAGATCGGTGACATCCTCGCCGGCGACGACCGCATCAACGCGGTCGCGATGACCGGTTCCTCGGGCGCGGGCAAGCACGTAGCCAAGGAGTCCGGCATGGTCAACCTGCACATGGAACTCGGCGGGAACGCCCCCGCCGTCGTCTTCCCCGACGCCGACCTCGACGAGGCCGCCGCGGCCGCCGCGAAGGGCTCGCTCAAGTACGCCGGCCAGCGCTGTTCCGCCGTCTCCCGCGTCCTCGCGCACGAGGACATCCACGACGAACTGGTCGAGACCATCGAGGAGAAGATGGGCGACTGGGTCAAGGGCGACCTCTTCGACGAGGACACCGACCTCGGCCCCCTCATCTCCGAGGACCAGGCGGAATGGGTCGAAGGACTCGTCCAGGACGCCCTCGACAAGGGCGCAACGCTCGTCACGGGTGGCGAACGCGACGGCCGCGACTTCGAGCCGACCCTGCTCGCGGACGTCCCCCACGACGCCCGCATCGTCCACGAGGAGCAGTTCGGCCCGGTCTGTGCCGTCACGAAGGTCGCCGACGAGGACGAGGCCGTCGCGCTGGCGAACGAGGGCGACCTCGCGCTCGACGCCGCCGTCTTCACCGCGGACTACGACCGCGCGATGAAGCTCGCGAACGTCATCGACGCCGGTGCGGTCCGCATCAACGGTGCCCCGAGCCACGGGCTCGGCGACATCCCGTTCGGCGGCAACAAGGACTCCGGTATCGGGCGTGAGGGCCTCGACGCCTCCATCCACGCCTTCCTCCGCAAGAAGA from Haloarchaeobius sp. HME9146 harbors:
- a CDS encoding ABC transporter permease subunit, with product MSRRGLDRVLSLRKTLRIARWEVARSAGTLDRQTVALALVLVAVGAIVGPTVVAQGPGLDDGIYRVGVEEDSPYHDVVTNTSQFVARPDDASAAALKSGEIDVLIPERGEPIPRPTRKGQAAYAEFRTAVQEYNDQLMGNESNQSAAFPVDVSLQYESRAGSALTGGAGSGGGTGDNGGSGGDAGTGGAAGGGSDGGQAAVGGGDDGQVQAPRLGGSAIVSGSTSGSPSNISPPFPFASLVLAFLFIVPMNFIIQAYGSTIINERINRRGELMLVSPVSRRDIIAGKTLPYLAALLVITVAIAILIGGTAVSVAAVLPIALLFLSATFVGGMFARSFKELTFVTITVSVFMTSYVFVPAIFTDVTPIALISPLTLVVMDLQNEAVTLGEYTFSTLPFYLTSLALFTFGAGTYREEDMFSQRPVHQKALDAIATRVRNKKTVALVTALFLPFVFVAELLAIAVLFIVPPALSVPVLFGAIALIEETAKSIHVYAGFEYARFERSPKTAVVLGLVSGFAFFVAEKLTLLVQLVQLQELTLGQRAYPEAAATDPVVVLGLLLLPLGLHTVTATISALGAQRSKRAYAAAFLLAVVVHVAYNMGVTQLVP
- a CDS encoding ABC transporter permease — translated: MSREPPRPEHGSSAAERESESRNGASWRARLTIARREIGSLRSEKTIVLALLIQLFVATFSSFLVVGLVSLYDPGSVEGYELDMAVTGNASDEVMQAVRQQSGISPTRYATVADARADFQDRRVDAVMVATQGEDGTVFVTTSVPKENLRTTIIVVQVRDTLESMEENLRREYRGSLEHTVLEVPQKRGSSPYFGFTYTVLVPLLMFLPVFISGSIAVDSLTEEMQRGTLELLRVAPVSLSDIVDAKLLATAVLAPLQAAVWLLLLWVNGTNIANWPMLVAMVAGLSFTVVTVGLTIALLSSDRRQAQFLYSTGVLGAITLTGLLPEHPANTIARLAIGSAGPFTWGFAVGYVLLGVVTYLGMRVGMRFVDAESV
- a CDS encoding PKD domain-containing protein, with translation MRALHTATVATLTTMVLFATMTLAVAPTVAATGPTSTATTPSVASDPAPGTLALQENTSPENESSGAEVTIYGPDKAVYDYTENFSIAVAGADVESVTWQFPDGSTATGTEASYRFMQEGNRTVTVVVETTDGETLNESATYTVLRFDDESAWNPVPALKFFGAVGFFVLLIVGLKVVALPLLMQEL
- a CDS encoding aldo/keto reductase gives rise to the protein MEYTTLGDTGMEVSRICLGCMSFGTSDWRDWVLDEEEGIELVNRALDLGVNFFDTANMYSDGESERVLGKALEGQRDEAVVATKCYFQMDEDDPNSGGLSRKAIEQALEGSLDRLGMDTIDLYQIHRWDYDTPIEQTMRALDDAVRRGKVRYLGASSMWAHQFAEALHTSDHLGLDRFMTMQNHYNLLYREEEREMLPLCEKEDVGVIPWSPLARGYLARPHEEFDATARGKSDEHAKAHPYFEGGGREVNERVQELAEQEGVSMAQIGLAWLFSKDTVDAPIVGTTSIEHLEAAVEALDIDLSDSDIEWLEEPYEPVRVSGHD
- a CDS encoding macro domain-containing protein → MQFTVVQGDIAQQSADALVNAAGTSLRMGSGVAGALRRGAGEGLNEAAMAKGPVDLGSVAVTDAFDLDADYVIHAAAMPHYGDGKATAESIRDATRNALAAADERGCESLVIPALGCGVAGFETAEGARLICEEIANYEPTALTDVRFIAYSDEEFETIRETASELQ
- the dpsA gene encoding DNA starvation/stationary phase protection protein DpsA, with protein sequence MSTQKSVRQQANTVKSNPLRLDEKKAKQVIDALNTDLAATYTLYHQVRKHHWNVEGAEFRDIHIFLGDFAHELEEAADAQAERLQALGGAPHGSMTALADASPVTPEDDHVYDIRTSLHNDMEMGGDIIETMREHIEVATNLGDHATAHMLREQLLELEEFIHSIHHYLEDDTLVQ
- a CDS encoding aldehyde dehydrogenase yields the protein MATKTAQRKERLLVGGEWVDSESTLPVTDLADGGHFAEVVAASPEQAEDALASAHAMKETLRETTLVERAEWMLEIADKLEAREEELAEVIVREAGKPISSARGEVGSAAERFRRAAEEIRHIKGQFREGTTAGHEGWEAIVKHEPVGTVLCITPYNYPLATTALQVAPALAAGNSVVLKPATKTPVSGAILAEVVNEVVPDGTLNFVTGKGSEIGDILAGDDRINAVAMTGSSGAGKHVAKESGMVNLHMELGGNAPAVVFPDADLDEAAAAAAKGSLKYAGQRCSAVSRVLAHEDIHDELVETIEEKMGDWVKGDLFDEDTDLGPLISEDQAEWVEGLVQDALDKGATLVTGGERDGRDFEPTLLADVPHDARIVHEEQFGPVCAVTKVADEDEAVALANEGDLALDAAVFTADYDRAMKLANVIDAGAVRINGAPSHGLGDIPFGGNKDSGIGREGLDASIHAFLRKKSIVL